One Panicum virgatum strain AP13 chromosome 9K, P.virgatum_v5, whole genome shotgun sequence genomic region harbors:
- the LOC120648455 gene encoding chaperone protein DnaJ-like, with product MVGAGRERDADTAAADKAQAAREVCAASSAFASCPHRRRSPRGGRPHFVDWYLVLAIGEAASEDAVRRRYRQLALQLHPDKNRHPKAEVAFKIVSEAHACLTDRARRRAFDAERRASFCAACHDRHAAGGRLRATADNKQRAAAGSRSKQQTRAAQALRDVQNRLRDECRVIDGCLRANTAAACARRRQSFSFPLFDPSDRRRFPDYPHVRPPPAPPFGNAEFWRFEERLGRGDKDQNQRWWCRGESPVYEIRTAAAAEGTARTNRAW from the exons ATGGTGGGCGCGGGGAGGGAGCGAGACGCtgatacggcggcggcggacaaggcgcaggcggcgcgggaggtgtGCGCGGCGTCGTCGGCGTTCGCGTCgtgcccgcaccgccgccgctccccgcgcGGCGGTCGGCCGCACTTCGTCGACTGGTACCTCGTCCTCGCC ATCGGCGAGGCCGCGTCGGAGGACGCCGTGCGGCGGCGGTACCGGCAGCTCG CGCTGCAGCTGCATCCGGACAAGAACAGGCACCCCAAGGCGGAGGTCGCGTTCAAGATCGTCTCCGAG GCGCACGCGTGCCTGACGGACAGGGCGCGCCGGCGGGCCTTCGACGCGGAGCGGCGCGCCAGCTTCTGCGCCGCGTGCCAcgaccgccacgccgccggcggcaggCTCCGCGCCACGGCCGACAACAagcagagggcggcggcggggtccagGAGCAAGCAGCAGACCCGCGCCGCGCAGGCGCTGCGGGACGTGCAGAACCGGCTGCGGGACGAGTGCCGGGTCATCGACGGCTGCCTGCGGGCCAACACcgccgcggcgtgcgcgcgccggCGCCAGTCGTTCTCGTTCCCGCTCTTCGACCCCTCCGACCGGCGCCGCTTCCCTGACTACCCGCacgtccgcccgccgccggcgccgccgtttgGCAACGCGGAGTTCTGGCGCTTCGAGGAGCGCCTTGGGCGCGGGGATAAGGACCAGAACCAGAGGTGGTGGTGCAGAGGCGAGTCGCCTGTCTACGAGatcaggacggcggcggccgcagagGGCACCGCGCGAACCAACCGTGCGTGGTGA